A stretch of the Azorhizobium caulinodans ORS 571 genome encodes the following:
- the ccoN gene encoding cytochrome-c oxidase, cbb3-type subunit I yields MTGGELGLILVFAALGFFSIVVAAKAYTPEYAFHAYLFAAASIATVFVIGNRYMDRPAELPPQTIDGKPNYNMAPVKVGTLLAVFWGIAGFLIGVIIALQMAYPLFNFDLPWISFGRLRPLHTSAVIFAFGGNVLIATSFYVVQRTSHARLAGYLAPWFVVLGYNFFIVIAGTGYLLGITQGKEYAEPEWYADLWLTIVWVTYFLVFLGTVLKRKEPHIYVANWFYLAFILTIAVLHLGNNAAIPVSVFSPKSYIVWSGVQDAMVQWWYGHNAVGFFLTAGFLALMYYFIPKRADKPVYSYRLSIVHFWALIFLYIWAGPHHLHYTALPDWAQTLGMTFSIMLWMPSWGGMINGLMTLSGAWDKLRTDPIIRMMVVAVAFYGMATFEGPMMSVKSVNSLSHYTEWGIGHVHSGALGWVAYISFGAIYCLIPWLWNKREMYSMKAIEWHFWVSTLGIVLYICAMWVAGILQGLMWRAYTALGFLEYSFIETVEAMHPLYVIRAIGGILFLAGSLIMAWNVFMTITRAETVSQPSGAALAPAE; encoded by the coding sequence ATGACCGGGGGCGAACTCGGACTGATCCTGGTGTTCGCAGCGCTGGGATTCTTTTCGATTGTCGTGGCCGCCAAGGCCTACACGCCCGAATATGCTTTCCACGCCTATCTGTTCGCTGCGGCGAGCATCGCCACGGTTTTCGTGATCGGAAACCGCTACATGGACCGTCCGGCGGAGCTGCCGCCGCAGACCATCGACGGCAAGCCCAACTATAATATGGCCCCGGTGAAGGTCGGCACGCTGCTGGCGGTCTTCTGGGGCATTGCGGGCTTCCTCATCGGCGTGATCATCGCGCTGCAGATGGCCTATCCCCTCTTCAATTTCGATCTGCCCTGGATCTCCTTCGGACGGTTGCGGCCCCTGCACACATCGGCGGTGATCTTCGCCTTCGGTGGCAACGTGCTCATCGCCACGTCCTTCTATGTGGTCCAGCGCACCAGCCACGCCCGCCTCGCCGGCTATCTGGCCCCGTGGTTCGTGGTCCTCGGCTACAACTTCTTCATCGTCATCGCCGGCACGGGCTATCTGCTCGGCATCACGCAGGGCAAGGAATACGCCGAGCCCGAATGGTACGCGGACCTGTGGCTGACCATCGTCTGGGTGACCTATTTCCTTGTCTTCCTCGGCACCGTGCTGAAGCGCAAGGAACCCCACATCTATGTGGCCAACTGGTTCTACCTCGCCTTCATCCTGACCATCGCCGTCCTGCATCTCGGCAACAATGCCGCGATCCCGGTCTCGGTCTTCTCGCCCAAGTCCTACATCGTGTGGTCCGGCGTTCAGGACGCGATGGTGCAGTGGTGGTACGGCCACAATGCGGTGGGCTTCTTCCTCACCGCCGGCTTCCTCGCCCTGATGTACTACTTCATCCCCAAGCGCGCCGATAAGCCGGTCTATTCCTACCGGCTCTCCATCGTGCACTTCTGGGCGCTGATCTTCCTCTACATCTGGGCCGGCCCGCACCACCTCCACTATACGGCGCTGCCCGACTGGGCGCAGACGCTGGGCATGACCTTCTCGATCATGCTGTGGATGCCCTCCTGGGGCGGCATGATCAACGGCCTCATGACCCTGTCCGGCGCCTGGGACAAGCTGCGCACCGACCCGATCATCCGCATGATGGTGGTGGCCGTCGCCTTCTACGGCATGGCGACCTTCGAAGGTCCGATGATGTCGGTGAAGAGCGTGAACTCGCTCAGCCACTACACCGAATGGGGCATCGGCCACGTGCATTCCGGCGCGCTCGGCTGGGTCGCCTACATCTCCTTCGGCGCCATCTACTGCCTGATCCCCTGGCTGTGGAACAAGCGCGAGATGTACTCCATGAAGGCCATCGAATGGCACTTCTGGGTCTCCACGCTCGGCATCGTGCTCTACATCTGCGCCATGTGGGTGGCGGGCATCCTGCAGGGCCTGATGTGGCGCGCCTACACCGCGCTGGGCTTCCTTGAGTACTCGTTCATCGAGACGGTGGAAGCGATGCACCCGCTGTACGTCATCCGGGCCATCGGCGGCATCCTGTTCCTCGCCGGCTCGCTGATCATGGCCTGGAACGTGTTCATGACCATCACCCGTGCCGAAACGGTGTCGCAGCCGAGCGGCGCCGCCCTCGCGCCCGCAGAATGA
- the ccoO gene encoding cytochrome-c oxidase, cbb3-type subunit II, which yields MSATSIWSKHAIFEKHSILLLLGVLIVISIGGLVEIVPLFYLKSTIEKVDGVRPYTPLELAGRNIYLREGCYLCHSQMIRPLRDEVERYGHYSLAAESMYDHPFQWGSKRTGPDLARVGGKYSDLWQLEHLNNPRAVVPASIMPAYPWLAKTPLQAKHIADDMKVLRAEGVPYTDEMIASAQDDLKLQATPEADADALQKRYPKAQARDFDGNPGELTEADALIAYLQQLGTQVDFKLYDNKANVR from the coding sequence ATGTCCGCGACATCCATCTGGTCCAAGCACGCCATCTTCGAGAAGCACTCCATCCTGCTGCTTCTCGGCGTGCTGATCGTCATCTCCATCGGCGGTCTCGTGGAAATCGTGCCGCTGTTCTACCTGAAGAGCACCATCGAGAAGGTGGACGGGGTGCGCCCCTACACCCCGCTCGAGCTGGCGGGCCGCAACATCTATCTGCGCGAGGGCTGCTACCTCTGCCACAGCCAGATGATCCGCCCCCTGCGCGACGAGGTGGAACGCTACGGCCACTATTCGCTGGCGGCCGAGAGCATGTACGACCACCCCTTCCAGTGGGGCTCCAAGCGCACGGGGCCGGACCTTGCCCGCGTCGGCGGCAAGTATTCCGACCTGTGGCAGCTTGAGCATCTCAACAACCCGCGCGCGGTCGTCCCGGCGTCCATCATGCCCGCCTATCCCTGGCTGGCGAAGACGCCGCTCCAGGCCAAGCACATCGCAGACGACATGAAGGTGCTGCGGGCCGAGGGCGTTCCCTACACCGACGAGATGATCGCGTCCGCGCAGGACGACCTGAAGCTCCAGGCCACGCCCGAAGCCGACGCGGATGCGCTCCAGAAGCGCTATCCGAAGGCGCAGGCGCGTGACTTCGACGGCAACCCCGGCGAGCTGACGGAGGCCGATGCGCTCATCGCCTACCTCCAGCAGCTGGGCACGCAGGTCGACTTCAAGCTCTACGACAACAAGGCGAACGTGAGGTGA